The Salvia miltiorrhiza cultivar Shanhuang (shh) chromosome 1, IMPLAD_Smil_shh, whole genome shotgun sequence genome has a window encoding:
- the LOC131006310 gene encoding putative ribosomal large subunit pseudouridine synthase SVR1, chloroplastic isoform X1 → MAAIAAAATAFSTLHLSRTSIILPRRHLRTVITSSLSSTDINIKFAPPKHKPQLQKSSPLASASAESEPADPVYIPWIVSDENGNVKLQSTPSERFLRAIAHESTQKKKKKDDRSSVGKAKPGVPTAEPKYSKAARRFYNERFREPPQRLAKVLAAAGVASRRSCEELIFQGKVTVNGSVCNTPQTRVDPAQDIIYVNGSRLAKKLPPKVYLALNKPKGYICSAGEKETKSALSLFDDFMKTWNKRNPGTPKPRLFTVGRLDVNTTGLIIVTNDGEFANKVSHPSSNLSKEYIATISGAVSKRQLLAIGEGTVVEGVHCIPDLVELLPRQPDISRARIRIVVHEGRNHEVRELVKNAGLQIHSLKRVRIGGFRLPSDLGLGKHQELKAASLRALGWKS, encoded by the exons ATGGCGGCGATAGCAGCGGCAGCGACCGCGTTCTCAACGCTCCATCTCTCTAGAACCTCCATCATCCTCCCCCGCCGCCACCTCCGAACAGTGATTACctcctctctctcatccaccgACATCAACATCAAATTCGCCCCGCCCAAACATAAACCGCAATTGCAGAAATCCTCGCCGCTCGCTTCAGCCTCCGCGGAATCGGAACCCGCAGACCCGGTCTACATCCCCTGGATTGTCAGTGACGAGAACGGCAATGTCAAACTCCAGTCGACGCCGTCGGAGCGTTTCCTCAGAGCCATCGCGCATGAGAGCACgcagaaaaagaagaagaaagatgatagAAGTAGTGTTGGTAAAGCCAAGCCGGGGGTTCCCACAGCTGAGCCGAAGTACTCGAAGGCGGCTCGGAGGTTTTACAATGAGCGATTCCGGGAGCCTCCGCAGCGGCTCGCGAAAGTGCTGGCGGCTGCAGGAG TGGCATCTAGGAGAAGTTGTGAGGAGCTAATTTTTCAAGGGAAGGTGACCGTCAATGGCTCCGTATGCAACACACCCCAG ACTAGAGTAGATCCTGCTCAGGATATTATTTATGTTAATGGAAGCCGTCTGGCAAAGAAGCTTCCTCCTAAGGTCTATCTTGCCCTAAACAAGCCAAAAGG ATATATATGCTCAGCAGGAGAGAAAGAGACGAAATCTGCACTCTCTCTGTTTGATGATTTTATGAAAACTTGG AATAAAAGGAACCCTGGAACACCAAAGCCAAGACTCTTTACGGTTGGCCGCCTTGATGTTAACACAACCGGGTTAATTATAGTGACAAATGATG GTGAGTTTGCCAATAAGGTTTCCCATCCTTCATCCAATTTATCCAAGGA ATACATTGCAACTATTAGTGGCGCGGTCAGTAAGCGGCAATTGCTTGCCATTGGCGAGGGAACAGTTGTAGAAGGTGTCCATTGTATCCCTGATCTGGTGGAGTTGCTACCACGACAGCCAGATATTTCGAGAGCTCGGATTCGCATTGTG GTTCACGAAGGAAGAAATCATGAAGTGAGAGAACTTGTAAAAAATGCTGGACTTCAG ATTCATTCCCTGAAGCGTGTGCGTATAGGCGGTTTCAGGCTTCCATCTGATCTTGG GCTGGGCAAGCATCAAGAACTAAAGGCGGCTAGTTTGAGAGCACTGGGCTGGAAGAGCTAA
- the LOC131006310 gene encoding putative ribosomal large subunit pseudouridine synthase SVR1, chloroplastic isoform X2, producing MAAIAAAATAFSTLHLSRTSIILPRRHLRTVITSSLSSTDINIKFAPPKHKPQLQKSSPLASASAESEPADPVYIPWIVSDENGNVKLQSTPSERFLRAIAHESTQKKKKKDDRSSVGKAKPGVPTAEPKYSKAARRFYNERFREPPQRLAKVLAAAGVASRRSCEELIFQGKVTVNGSVCNTPQTRVDPAQDIIYVNGSRLAKKLPPKVYLALNKPKGYICSAGEKETKSALSLFDDFMKTWNKRNPGTPKPRLFTVGRLDVNTTGLIIVTNDGEFANKVSHPSSNLSKEYIATISGAVSKRQLLAIGEGTVVEGVHCIPDLVELLPRQPDISRARIRIVVHEGRNHEVRELVKNAGLQIHSLKRVRIGGFRLPSDLG from the exons ATGGCGGCGATAGCAGCGGCAGCGACCGCGTTCTCAACGCTCCATCTCTCTAGAACCTCCATCATCCTCCCCCGCCGCCACCTCCGAACAGTGATTACctcctctctctcatccaccgACATCAACATCAAATTCGCCCCGCCCAAACATAAACCGCAATTGCAGAAATCCTCGCCGCTCGCTTCAGCCTCCGCGGAATCGGAACCCGCAGACCCGGTCTACATCCCCTGGATTGTCAGTGACGAGAACGGCAATGTCAAACTCCAGTCGACGCCGTCGGAGCGTTTCCTCAGAGCCATCGCGCATGAGAGCACgcagaaaaagaagaagaaagatgatagAAGTAGTGTTGGTAAAGCCAAGCCGGGGGTTCCCACAGCTGAGCCGAAGTACTCGAAGGCGGCTCGGAGGTTTTACAATGAGCGATTCCGGGAGCCTCCGCAGCGGCTCGCGAAAGTGCTGGCGGCTGCAGGAG TGGCATCTAGGAGAAGTTGTGAGGAGCTAATTTTTCAAGGGAAGGTGACCGTCAATGGCTCCGTATGCAACACACCCCAG ACTAGAGTAGATCCTGCTCAGGATATTATTTATGTTAATGGAAGCCGTCTGGCAAAGAAGCTTCCTCCTAAGGTCTATCTTGCCCTAAACAAGCCAAAAGG ATATATATGCTCAGCAGGAGAGAAAGAGACGAAATCTGCACTCTCTCTGTTTGATGATTTTATGAAAACTTGG AATAAAAGGAACCCTGGAACACCAAAGCCAAGACTCTTTACGGTTGGCCGCCTTGATGTTAACACAACCGGGTTAATTATAGTGACAAATGATG GTGAGTTTGCCAATAAGGTTTCCCATCCTTCATCCAATTTATCCAAGGA ATACATTGCAACTATTAGTGGCGCGGTCAGTAAGCGGCAATTGCTTGCCATTGGCGAGGGAACAGTTGTAGAAGGTGTCCATTGTATCCCTGATCTGGTGGAGTTGCTACCACGACAGCCAGATATTTCGAGAGCTCGGATTCGCATTGTG GTTCACGAAGGAAGAAATCATGAAGTGAGAGAACTTGTAAAAAATGCTGGACTTCAG ATTCATTCCCTGAAGCGTGTGCGTATAGGCGGTTTCAGGCTTCCATCTGATCTTGGGTAA
- the LOC131006311 gene encoding U11/U12 small nuclear ribonucleoprotein 31 kDa protein-like gives MPRKRNQSDDEEDDTFFYRYSSAAAEATPSTGASKSSRGGGSGGLAPSKSTVYVSNIDYNLTNSDLHTIFSTFGKLAKVTVLKDRATRQSKGVAFVLFVRREDAARAAKEMDGKILNGRTLRASIAADNGRATEFIKKKVYKDKSRCYECGEEGHLSYECPRNFLGPRERPPPPKKGRRGGSGGGESRGRDFEGGEEEEEEEREDEGELEMENWASVVDGGGAAEERLLKVEDGKGGVRKERREKKKGYFSDESDDED, from the coding sequence atgcCTCGGAAGAGAAACCAGAGCGACGACGAAGAGGACGATACCTTCTTCTACCGCtactcctccgccgccgccgaggcGACGCCGTCCACCGGCGCATCCAAATCCTCGCGCGGCGGCGGAAGCGGAGGGCTGGCGCCGTCGAAATCGACGGTGTACGTCAGCAACATCGACTACAACCTGACCAACTCCGACCTCCACACGATCTTCTCCACCTTCGGCAAGCTCGCCAAGGTCACGGTGCTCAAGGACCGCGCCACGCGCCAGAGCAAGGGCGTGGCGTTCGTCCTCTTCGTCCGCCGCGAGGACGCCGCCAGGGCGGCCAAGGAGATGGACGGGAAGATCCTCAACGGCCGAACCCTACGCGCCTCGATCGCCGCCGACAACGGGCGCGCGACGGAGTTCATTAAGAAGAAGGTGTACAAGGACAAGAGCAGGTGCTACGAGTGCGGCGAGGAGGGGCATTTGTCGTACGAGTGCCCGCGGAATTTTTTGGGGCCGAGGgagcggccgccgccgccgaagaAGGGGAGGCGAGGCGGTAGCGGTGGAGGGGAGAGTAGGGGGAGGGATTTTGAAGGgggggaggaggaggaggaggaggaacgGGAAGATGAAGGTGAGCTGGAGATGGAGAATTGGGCGTCGGTGGTGGATGGAGGAGGGGCGGCGGAGGAGAGGCTGCTGAAGGTGGAGGATGGGAAGGGAGGAGTGAGaaaggagaggagagagaagaagaagggtTATTTTAGCGATGAGAGTGATGATGAGGATTGA
- the LOC131006312 gene encoding uncharacterized protein LOC131006312 isoform X1: MMEINGKASHNNEQKTLVSAPPANVPKRTSENNSSTSIFVNHAAIAWAESRRKWIGNAPQRSDRTMKDPIISWSTTYEDLLLTHDPFSEPIPLPIESNTNRLYRLGMMTFQQPQPSFLCYTIRLVSILHVC; encoded by the exons ATGATGGAAATAAATGGTAAAGCTTCCCACAATAATGAGCAGAAGACTTTGGTTTCTGCACCTCCGGCCAATGTACCAAAAAGGACATCAGAGAATAATTCGAGCACTTCTATATTTGTCAATCATG CTGCCATTGCATGGGCTGAGAGCAGAAGAAAATGGATTGGAAATGCTCCTCAGAGGTCAGACAGAACAATGAAGGATCCGATTATAAG CTGGTCCACAACCTACGAGGATCTGCTCTTGACTCACGATCCATTCTCCGAGCCAATTCCTTTACCT ATTGAAAGCAACACCAACAGACTCTACCGCCTCGGAATGATGACGTTCCAACAACCGCAACCCTCGTTCCTTTGTTATACCATTAGGTTAGTCTCAATTCTACATGTATGCTAA
- the LOC131006312 gene encoding uncharacterized protein LOC131006312 isoform X2, translating into MMEINGKASHNNEQKTLVSAPPANVPKRTSENNSSTSIFVNHAAIAWAESRRKWIGNAPQRSDRTMKDPIISWSTTYEDLLLTHDPFSEPIPLPEMVDFLVDIWHDEGLFD; encoded by the exons ATGATGGAAATAAATGGTAAAGCTTCCCACAATAATGAGCAGAAGACTTTGGTTTCTGCACCTCCGGCCAATGTACCAAAAAGGACATCAGAGAATAATTCGAGCACTTCTATATTTGTCAATCATG CTGCCATTGCATGGGCTGAGAGCAGAAGAAAATGGATTGGAAATGCTCCTCAGAGGTCAGACAGAACAATGAAGGATCCGATTATAAG CTGGTCCACAACCTACGAGGATCTGCTCTTGACTCACGATCCATTCTCCGAGCCAATTCCTTTACCT GAGATGGTCGACTTTTTGGTTGATATCTGGCACGACGAGGGGCTTTTTGATTAG